Proteins encoded together in one Pontiella desulfatans window:
- a CDS encoding DUF4185 domain-containing protein, translating into MIRHLSLFFVFVLITVGVSAASDKNTPTDADNGFTWKSEVPDDCPFERSQTLTAIFFTGRHSDYHCGDTWYPSWASDGNLYSPWTDGKTDGVSCKSGYDGKKAHTGHGMMIGDDPLRLIIKNTSPPKAASAEPYKGRYPAGSLVHNGIWYYGTYCLGPAGSTKHNGFTWNWPVLGPMPGFQISRDMGKTWEPSPLSPETPLFPEPKVHLGPVKMGAPHFVDFGKNMKHSPDGKAYMLGMGAMVDDPEPRPCVKPATGGGFEVQDCDTDFAHANLSWITADQVYMARVKPSPETINDIKAYEFFGGHDVNGKPVWTGDFEKIKPLIEWNNNMGCVTATWVPGLKKYLMCITDGWPTVAKMDSYILEADTLTGPWRMVVYLKDFGDQAYFLNFPSKFVSEDGRTLWLCYSANFSRGWNGVKLDFNPPGGRYGLCLHEVKLLGPSDSTSTANKSLKATW; encoded by the coding sequence ATGATACGACATCTATCACTGTTCTTCGTGTTTGTATTAATAACGGTCGGCGTTTCAGCTGCCAGCGACAAGAACACACCAACTGACGCTGATAACGGATTCACATGGAAATCTGAAGTTCCTGACGACTGCCCGTTTGAGAGATCGCAAACGTTGACGGCGATCTTCTTCACTGGTCGCCATAGTGATTATCACTGTGGTGACACATGGTACCCATCCTGGGCAAGTGATGGCAATCTGTATTCTCCATGGACTGACGGAAAAACCGATGGAGTCTCTTGCAAGTCCGGGTATGACGGTAAGAAGGCACATACGGGCCACGGAATGATGATTGGTGATGATCCACTCAGATTAATCATCAAGAATACATCTCCTCCAAAAGCTGCCAGCGCCGAGCCTTACAAAGGGCGTTACCCCGCGGGGTCATTGGTTCATAACGGTATCTGGTACTATGGCACTTATTGTCTTGGGCCAGCCGGAAGCACCAAGCACAACGGATTCACCTGGAATTGGCCGGTCCTGGGGCCGATGCCGGGTTTCCAGATCTCGCGGGATATGGGCAAGACATGGGAGCCTTCACCTCTCTCACCCGAAACGCCGTTGTTTCCCGAGCCGAAAGTGCATCTCGGCCCGGTAAAAATGGGTGCACCTCATTTTGTGGATTTCGGCAAGAACATGAAACATTCACCCGATGGAAAGGCCTACATGCTAGGCATGGGCGCAATGGTGGACGATCCTGAACCGCGTCCATGTGTCAAGCCCGCCACGGGAGGAGGATTTGAAGTACAGGATTGCGATACGGACTTTGCGCACGCCAATCTGAGCTGGATTACTGCCGATCAGGTCTACATGGCACGCGTCAAGCCGTCCCCTGAAACAATCAATGACATCAAGGCTTATGAGTTTTTCGGGGGGCACGACGTGAACGGCAAACCTGTCTGGACCGGTGATTTCGAGAAGATCAAGCCATTGATCGAGTGGAACAACAACATGGGTTGTGTCACGGCCACCTGGGTACCCGGGCTAAAGAAATACCTGATGTGCATCACGGACGGCTGGCCAACCGTAGCCAAGATGGACTCATACATCCTGGAAGCCGATACGCTCACGGGTCCATGGAGGATGGTCGTCTACTTGAAAGACTTCGGTGACCAGGCTTACTTCCTCAATTTTCCAAGCAAATTCGTAAGTGAAGACGGGAGGACTCTGTGGTTGTGTTACTCCGCGAACTTCAGTCGTGGCTGGAATGGCGTAAAGCTGGACTTCAACCCTCCGGGAGGGCGGTACGGTTTATGCCTGCATGAGGTAAAGCTTCTGGGACCGAGCGACAGTACATCAACTGCGAACAAGTCGCTGAAGGCGACGTGGTGA